Proteins co-encoded in one Populus trichocarpa isolate Nisqually-1 chromosome 10, P.trichocarpa_v4.1, whole genome shotgun sequence genomic window:
- the LOC7468158 gene encoding zinc finger protein ZAT9: MEANQKNNFVCKFCNKRYPCGKSLGGHIRIHLNANGTSSTDEEAKVQVSKTESNSKQISVPEAVGQSGYVLRENPKKKSRFVADSSNTTSLPEKVCKECGKGFQSLKALCGHMACHSKNYFQDQSGTTEKLKEIVSDNQSDSETTDPRKPRRSKRMRYKTIDVFTTSLSSTSDIEQEQEEVAKCLMMLSKDSGFKGCFSSLADSSDNNSVVLEGKSSSTKTRINVNNAVNFVSSGIESLEVKKSMQRGVISTENDQSENSDSGYFRKGPKKVESDVSVHGFARNDEIKKYKVEFGSSYDDAIDAESGKRLSRFRRVRTQLGKDFIEEDVYDQADRASMDSQKRCKNESYEFLSSRRGKCVPLGGRRASHNKTNGCSDSIYESGENSVDTDYVPNPIPNSSRMIQSRSGKTPIEQNSSGNAEKNLGLKKGKLHECPFCPKVFRSGQALGGHKRSHFAGAARDRTVVIKQDVPEISMRGLIDLNLPVSVEEEAGGFGPW, translated from the coding sequence ATGGAAGCAAATCAAAAGAACAACTTTGTTTGCAAGTTTTGCAACAAAAGATATCCATGTGGCAAGTCGTTGGGTGGTCATATTAGGATCCATTTGAATGCTAATGGAACTTCTTCAACTGATGAAGAAGCTAAGGTTCAGGTAAGCAAGACCGAAAGCAACAGCAAGCAAATCTCTGTGCCTGAAGCTGTTGGCCAGTCTGGTTATGTTCTCAGAGAGAATCCCAAGAAAAAGAGCAGGTTTGTGGCGGATTCAAGCAATACTACTTCACTGCCAGAAAAGGTTTGTAAAGAATGTGGTAAAGGGTTTCAATCACTGAAAGCACTGTGTGGTCACATGGCTTGTCATTCTAAGAACTACTTTCAAGACCAGTCGGGGACTACTGAGAAGTTGAAAGAAATAGTTTCGGACAACCAGTCAGATAGTGAGACAACTGATCCAAGAAAGCCAAGGAGATCCAAACGAATGAGGTACAAGACTATTGATGTTTTCACTACTTCGTTATCTTCTACTTCTGACATAGAGCAAGAACAAGAGGAAGTGGCTAAGTGTTTGATGATGTTGTCCAAGGACTCTGGCTTTAAAGGTTGTTTTAGTTCTCTTGCAGATTCTTCAGATAACAATTCTGTGGTTTTAGAGGGTAAATCATCATCTACGAAAACGAGGATTAATGTAAATAATGCTGTTAATTTTGTGTCTAGCGGTATCGAGTCGTTGGAGGTGAAGAAATCAATGCAGAGGGGGGTAATTTCTACTGAAAATGATCAGTCTGAGAATTCTGATTCCGGGTATTTTAGGAAGGGTCCCAAGAAGGTTGAATCGGATGTTTCTGTTCATGGGTTTGCTAGgaatgatgaaatcaagaaGTATAAAGTGGAATTTGGTTCTAGTTATGACGATGCTATTGATGCTGAATCAGGGAAAAGATTAAGCAGGTTTAGGCGTGTTAGAACTCAATTAGGGAAGGATTTCATTGAGGAAGATGTATATGATCAAGCTGACAGGGCTTCGATGGATTCACAAAAGAGATGCAAGAATGAGTCATATGAATTTCTTAGCAGCAGGAGGGGCAAATGTGTTCCTCTTGGGGGACGCAGAGCCAGCCATAACAAGACTAATGGCTGCAGTGATTCAATATATGAGAGCGGCGAGAACAGTGTAGATACTGACTATGTCCCCAATCCAATTCCTAATAGTAGTAGGATGATTCAATCTAGAAGTGGAAAAACTCCAATTGAGCAGAATTCTTCTGGCAATGCAGAGAAAAATTTGGGGTTGAAAAAAGGAAAACTACACGAATGTCCTTTCTGTCCCAAGGTTTTCCGATCAGGTCAAGCTTTGGGCGGCCATAAGAGGTCCCATTTTGCCGGGGCGGCCAGGGATAGAACTGTGGTAATTAAGCAAGATGTGCCTGAGATATCGATGCGTGGGCTAATTGATCTTAATCTTCCTGTTTCTGTGGAGGAAGAGGCAGGTGGGTTTGGGCCGTGGTAA
- the LOC7468159 gene encoding uncharacterized protein LOC7468159 encodes MGFKRPFDYEEFQDLPFKQARQVDYCNKLTQFSETGAHSYMPLKPDITDDCGNSFVKPLWHETFENDKVIEVSNLAKDSDFSAPLSLVTCSSSDENFESRMATSPEYFQFEFPRKMSMPLKDVHSFYLDDFPRKQVPLGPNHQASIPLWDNHIKKDKLVQFFNPNSSSLSESDHHIYNDNEEKLMGTCIIPMPDTELQLCSRYEAGCGRSDCGCLDEGSFRCVRQHIMEAREELIKSIGHEKCVNLGFYDMGEEVACKWTKEEERVFHEVVYSRPASLGHNFWKHLAQVFPDRTTKEIVSYYFNVFMLRKRAAQNRSNPLDIDSDDDEFPQIHRGSHIQVVEEDEDSDLESPVDQYDHAGLEEDILEDDDNDDDDDGGGDFDGDFGDGDGDTTGEGSGIDYSEAIDINCIDPVVKHMNKNAGSDGLDFTVQDDSCMSFEFQADKVDPCAPGDSRAALHVNRGTSDHSKCMPSEVDGCDDDVDQVYLLDPCDTKDWDARYLSPIRGVDLLPTSNIIEEIFGHGACEDRTRDVNSIS; translated from the exons ATGGGATTTAAACGGCCTTTTGACTATGAAGAGTTTCAGGATCTTCCTTTTAAGCAGGCAAGACAGGTGGACTATTGCAATAAGTTGACTCAATTTTCAGAAACTGGCGCACATAGTTATATGCCTCTGAAACCTGATATCACAG ATGATTGTGGGAACAGCTTTGTCAAACCTCTGTGGCATGAGACATTTGAAAATGACAAAGTCATTGAAGTTTCAAATTTGGCTAAAGATTCTGACTTCAGTGCTCCGTTGTCATTAGTCACCTGCAGTTCCAGCGATGAAAATTTTGAGTCCAGAATGGCAACTTCTCCtgaatattttcagtttgagtTTCCACGGAAAATGTCCATGCCTTTAAAGGATGTCCACTCTTTCTATTTGGATGACTTTCCTAGGAAACAGGTTCCACTTGGACCAAATCATCAAGCCAGCATTCCATTGTGGGACAATCATATAAAGAAGGATAAGCTAGTACAGTTTTTCAATCCAAACAGTTCCTCATTGTCTGAATCAGACCATCACATTTATAATGACAATGAAGAGAAGCTGATGGGCACTTGTATTATTCCAATGCCTGATACAGAACTGCAACTGTGCAGTAGGTATGAGGCTGGTTGTGGCAGATCGGACTGTGGCTGCCTGGATGAAGGCTCTTTCAGATGTGTGCGGCAGCACATAATGGAAGCACGAgaagaattaataaaatccaTTGGGCATGAAAAATGTGTAAACTTAGGGTTTTATGACATGGGAGAGGAGGTGGCATGTAAATGGACCAAGGAAGAAGAACGTGTTTTTCATGAAGTTGTTTATTCCAGGCCAGCGTCCTTGGGCCACAACTTTTGGAAGCACCTGGCGCAAGTGTTTCCTGATAGAACCACAAAGGAAATTGTCAGCTATTACTTCAATGTCTTTATGCTTAGGAAACGAGCTGCTCAAAACAGATCTAACCCACTGGACATtgacagtgatgatgatgaatttcCTCAGATCCACAGAGGCTCCCATATTCAAGTTGTAGAAGAGGATGAAGATTCTGATCTTGAGTCTCCTGTTGATCAATATGATCATGCGGGCCTGGAAGAGGATATTCTTGAAGATGatgacaatgatgatgatgatgatggtggtggtgactTTGATGGTGATTTCGGAGATGGTGACGGAGACACCACAGGAGAAGGTTCTGGGATAGATTATTCGGAAGCAATTGATATAAACTGTATTGATCCTGTTGTTAAGCACATGAACAAGAATGCTGGTAGTGATGGGTTGGATTTCACTGTTCAAGATGACTCTTGCATGTCTTTTGAGTTCCAAGCCGATAAAGTTGACCCTTGTGCTCCAGGTGATTCCAGGGCTGCTTTGCATGTAAATAGAGGTACGAGTGACCATAGCAAATGCATGCCCAGTGAAGTAGATGGATGTGATGATGATGTGGATCAGGTATACTTGTTGGACCCGTGTGATACCAAAGATTGGGATGCACGTTACTTGAGTCCAATTAGGGGTGTTGATCTTCTTCCTACAAGTAACATCATTGAAGAAATATTTGGACATGGAGCCTGTGAGGATCGGACAAGAGATGTCAATAGCATCAGCTAG